In Gemmatimonadota bacterium, the sequence GACCTGCCGCGCCACGACAGGGCGCCCGGCGGCCATCGCCTCATAGACCTCGAGGGGCCAGCCGGCGTCCACCGGATCGGCCGGCGGGGTGACCACCACGTCCATCGCCGCCAGCCAGCCGGGCACCTCACACGACGGGACGGCGCCGGCGAAGTACGCCCGGTCCGCCAGGCCCCACTCCGCCAGCACCGTCTCCAGCCGCTCCCGTTCCGGGCCGCCGCCGACCAGCAGGAGCTGGCAGTCATCGTGGAACCGGGCGAGGCTGGCGAACGCCCGCAGCAGGACGGGCAGCGCTTCGGCCTCTCCGAGCGGTCCGGCGTAGCCGATGGTGAAGCTTCCGGGCGGGGCGCACCACGCCGGGCAGGGCTGCGGAGTGAACCGTTCCGGCTCGATGGCGTGGCGCACCACCCGGACCCGGTCGGGCGGGATATTGAACGACCGCAGGTAGGCCGCCACCGCGGGCGAGGCCGCGACCAGGGTCCCGGCCGCCGCGAAGGCCCGGTACGCCACGCGAATGCCGGCATGCCCCTCGAGCACCCCCAGGCGACGTCCCTCGAGTTCCACCAGCGGGGCATCGACTTCGAGGATGCTCGGGAGCCCGGCGCCCGCCGCCCAGTCCATGGCGGCGTAGCTCCAGAGGGAGTAGCGCTCGTAGACCAGGTCGAAGGGCCCGGCAGCGTCCAGCGCGGCGCGCAGCTCGCCGTTGACCGACAGGGCGCGCCAGACCGGCGGCAAGCGTCGGGCGGGCCGGCCGGCCGACAGGGCATGCACCGGGATGTCGGCGAGCCCCACCGGGCGCTCCCGCCCGGGCCGGATCGTGAACACCTCGACGGCGTGGCCCAGCGCGCGCAGGGTGCGGAGGAACGCCTGGGCGCGGGCAGCGACCCGCGATCGGCCGAAGAGCGGCTGGTCCCGATCCACGCTGACATACGCGATCCTGAGCGGCCCTCGCGCCGGGACGGCGCGACCGACTGGCAACTCCATGCTACCTCCACCGTAGGGTCAGCCCGCCCGGGACGCCGTGTCCTGTCGCGGCACCGCCGGGCCTGCCTGTGCAAGGGGCGGGCGCGGCCTGCGCCTCCCGGCGATCTTCCGGAGCTTCATGTCCAGCAACAACTTGCAGGCCGGGGACCGAGGCCCTGCCCGGGTCCGGCCCCCCACGATTCGCTCCATCATGGATCGGGGCGGTACAATTCCCGCGCGGCGGCCGCGCCGACACGGTCGATCAACGATTGCCAGGGATGGTGCGTATCTCCGCTGAGTCCGACGCCGCCCTCATCGCCAGGGCCCAGGGTGGTGACCGTGACGCCTTCGGCGTGCTGGTCGGCCGCTACGGGCCCATGGTCCGGCGCCTGACCCGGGCGGTCCTCCACCATGGTGCCGACGCGGACGATGCCGCCCAGGATGCGTTCTTCTCCGCCTGGCAGGCCATCGATCGGTTCGATCCCGCGCAGACCCTCGGGCCCTGGCTGGCCCGCATCGCGGTGAACGCGGCGCGGGACCTGGTCCGGCGTCGCCGGGTCCGGGTCACCGAGCCGGTGCCGATGGACCGCGCCGACCTGGGTCCGCTGCCGGACCGGGCCGCCGAGGCCAGGGTGCAGCGGGGGCGGCTGGCGGCGGCGCTCGCATCCCTGCCGGAGCGGCAACGGCTGGTGGTGGTGCTGTTCGAGGTCGAGGGATACGCCCACGGCGAGATCGCCGGGCTGTTCGGCATCCCCGAGGGCACGGTGCGGTCGGAGCTGTTCCACGCCAAGCGAAAACTGCGTGCGGCGCTTGACGGACTGAGAGAGGAGTGACCATGCAGGAATCGCCCTTCCCCCTGGATCGTGACCCGGCCCTCGAGCGCGGGCTGCGCGACCTGCTTGGCGACGGGGCCGACGCGGGGTTCGCCGCGCGCGTCGTCGCGGGGCTCCCGGCCCGGAACTCCCTCCTCCACGTGCTGGCCGGCTGGGCCCGGCCGGGGATCGCCGCCGCGCTGCTCCTGGCCACCGCGCTCGGGGTGTGGCTCACCCTGCGAGCCGAGGCGGGTGCGGGGGTGAGCCCGCTGGCGGAGGTGGGTGCCTCCGGCCGGCCCCAGGACAGCGACGCCCTCATGGGCGTGGCGCTCGGCGGGGGGCGCTGAGCGTGGCGGCCATGCGCACCGATACCTGGAAGGCCGTGGTGCTGCTCCTGCTGGCCACCTTCGCGGGGGCGGCGGTGGGCAGTGTGGTCACCAGCCGGATGCACGGCGAGCACCGCGACGGCGCGCATGGCCACCGCGGCAGCGACTGGTACATGGACCTGCTCAAGGCGGAACTGCAGCTCACGGCCGCGCAACAGGACAGCGTGCGGCAGGTGCTGGACCATCACCGCGGCGCGATGGACTCCCTCTGGGCCGATGTCGGCGCCCGGATGGACGCGATGCGCCAGGCCATCCGCGCCGACGTCCGGACACTGCTGACCCCCGCGCAGCGTGAGCGGTACGCTGCGCTCACCGCCCGGCTGGACGCCGAGCGGCGTGATTCGACCTCCAGGGATTCGACCAACCGATGACGACGATGATGCCCCGGCGTACCTGGCGGGCCACCCTGGCGCTGCTCGCCGCCCTGGTGGCCGGCCCCCTGGCGGCGCAGACCCCGACCGTGACCCTCGAGGAGGCGGTGCGCCGGGCGCAGCAGGCACAGCCCGCCGTGGTGCAGGCGCGCGGCAGCCTCCGCAACGCCGACGCCCAGGTCCGCTCGTCCACCGGCGCGTTCCTGCCCAGCCTGAACGCGACCTCCTCCGGCACCCGCAGCTACAACGAAACCCAGCGCGTGGGCCCCACCGGCGAACTCGAGAGCGGCGGGACCACCACCAACAGCGTCAACTTCGGGCTGTCCAGCAGCGTGGACCTGTTCACCGGGTTCCGCCGGGGCGCGGACCGCCGCTCGGCGCGGGCC encodes:
- a CDS encoding glycosyltransferase family 4 protein — translated: MDRDQPLFGRSRVAARAQAFLRTLRALGHAVEVFTIRPGRERPVGLADIPVHALSAGRPARRLPPVWRALSVNGELRAALDAAGPFDLVYERYSLWSYAAMDWAAGAGLPSILEVDAPLVELEGRRLGVLEGHAGIRVAYRAFAAAGTLVAASPAVAAYLRSFNIPPDRVRVVRHAIEPERFTPQPCPAWCAPPGSFTIGYAGPLGEAEALPVLLRAFASLARFHDDCQLLLVGGGPERERLETVLAEWGLADRAYFAGAVPSCEVPGWLAAMDVVVTPPADPVDAGWPLEVYEAMAAGRPVVARQVGPGRYLVEHELTGFAVPAVDAWALATALSRLRRDYALRQRLGANARAVATRHHGWEASARHLLDLPRVGSVPRVPLPAAGDPRSDSTAAPDGPPPVPFRYD
- a CDS encoding sigma-70 family RNA polymerase sigma factor, which translates into the protein MRISAESDAALIARAQGGDRDAFGVLVGRYGPMVRRLTRAVLHHGADADDAAQDAFFSAWQAIDRFDPAQTLGPWLARIAVNAARDLVRRRRVRVTEPVPMDRADLGPLPDRAAEARVQRGRLAAALASLPERQRLVVVLFEVEGYAHGEIAGLFGIPEGTVRSELFHAKRKLRAALDGLREE
- a CDS encoding periplasmic heavy metal sensor, encoding MRTDTWKAVVLLLLATFAGAAVGSVVTSRMHGEHRDGAHGHRGSDWYMDLLKAELQLTAAQQDSVRQVLDHHRGAMDSLWADVGARMDAMRQAIRADVRTLLTPAQRERYAALTARLDAERRDSTSRDSTNR